Below is a genomic region from Candidatus Acidiferrales bacterium.
GAAGGAAGTCCTGCCTAACTAAAAAACAAGAAGGGGACAGGCCGCTTACAAGCCTGTCCCCTTAACGCTTCGCCAAGCCTAGTCTCTTACTATACGATGACATATCGTGGCGGTGACCGATTTTGGTGGGATAGGAATATATCAGCCAGTTTGTTAACAGGCCCAACTCGCGTGGATTTCAAAAAACAGTTCCTCAGACCCTCCATCAATCATTCAACCTTAATGGCATCGTGGTAGCAGAGTTTGTAACGTCTTGAGCTTCAATGTGTTTTACTCGTCCTCAGGTTTATGAAACCGGAGTTATTTACCTTCTCCAACCTGACCCGCTGCCCGCGCTGGCGGAGCCCCAGTGATCGTCAACGATAAATCTTCAGGGCGCACCAGTTCATCTAGCTTAGGGATTTGTGTTCCTGTTGGCATGTCAAGATCCTCAACCAGAACAAGCGCGAGGTCAACTTCTCCAGTAACTAGTCCAACGCCAATGCCGTGCACCTCTGGTGCAGAGGCCATCGGCATTGCTGTGTTGAAGTTGATACCCTCGATGAAATACTTATTCGGTCCACCAGTAAAGAACCCCGCCCTTCCGGGCGGGGCTTTTTAGAAGAGGTCTAATTGCTCAACCCCTCGCTTCTTCGCCTCATGAAACCGAATGTACTTCCGGATCACGTCGGCGGTCACCTTATCCCCCACCGTCCGAACGAAATACCCATCTTCCCAAAACTCCCCGCCCCACAACTGTTTCCGAACCTCCGGAAACTCTTCCCGAATCTCCTTGGCACTAACCGCTTTCAACAGCCCCACCACTGCACTGATCGAATACCTCGGCGGAAAACTGAGAAACAGATGCACATGATCCTTGTCGACCTCCAATTCCTCCATCTCAAATCCGTGATGCGCCGCAATCTCGCAAAACAACTCCCTCACGCGCTCCCGAATCGCCCCCTGCAACACCCATTTCCGATACTTGGGTGCCCAGACCAAATGATAGCGGGTGTCGTACACACAGTGGCTGCCTCGTCTGATGGCCATGCCACTACTCTACCGGATTCTTGCTGCCTCCGGCAGCACGCATTTTTCATCCCCGCCCTTCCGGGCGGGGCATTCAAATGCGAGTTTTCGTAATGCGCCATTTTGGACTGGACAGCCAGCGCGCGTTGTGGTTCCTATGCCGCATGGCTAAAACATTCAAATCCTGGGATATCGATCAGGTGGTGTTGCTTCCTCCGTCAGTGCAGGAGCTGGTGCCCGCAGGGCATCTGGCTCACTTCGTGCGGGATCTGGTTCGCGAGTCGCTGGATATGTCGGCGATCCTGAAGCCCTACACCGAAGACCGCGGGTTTCCGCCGTATGATCCCACGATGATGACCGCCCTCCTGCTGTATGCGTACAGCCAAGGGGTCTACGCGTCGCGACGGATCGCGAAGGCCTGTGAGGAGCGAGTGGATGTCATGGCCGTGACGGCGCGGCAGAGTCCGGATTTTCGCACGATCAGCGACTTTCGGAAGCGGCATCTGCCGGCGCTGGGTGGACTGTTCACGCAGGTGCTCCAGCTGTGCCAAAAGGCCGGATTGGTGCGCTTGGGCCACGTCGCATTGGATGGGACGAAGATCCGCGCCAACGCCTCCAAGCATAAGGCCATGAGCTACAGCCGGATGCAGACCGCCGAACCGGCGCTGGCCGCCGAGGTCGCCCAGTGGTTGGCACAGGCGGCGGTTAGCGACGCGCACGAGGACGCGGCCTATGGCGTCGACCGGCGTGGGGACGAGCTGCCAGAGTGGGTGACGCACAAGCAGCATCGCGTGGAGAAGATCCGCGCCGCAAAAGCGGCCTTGGAAGCCGAAGCACAGGCCAATGCACCGGGCAAGAAGCGGACGGCCGATCTCCCTTCGGATCGCCCTCGACGAGGCCGTCCGGCGAAAAATCCTCCCGGCACGCCCCACGACCGCGCGCAGCGCAATTTCACCGACCCGGACAGTCGAATCATGAAGACACAGGACGGATTCATCCAAGGCTATAACGCCCAAGCGGCCGTCGATGCCGAGCACCAGGT
It encodes:
- the tnpA gene encoding IS200/IS605 family transposase, producing MAIRRGSHCVYDTRYHLVWAPKYRKWVLQGAIRERVRELFCEIAAHHGFEMEELEVDKDHVHLFLSFPPRYSISAVVGLLKAVSAKEIREEFPEVRKQLWGGEFWEDGYFVRTVGDKVTADVIRKYIRFHEAKKRGVEQLDLF
- a CDS encoding IS1182 family transposase, which codes for MAKTFKSWDIDQVVLLPPSVQELVPAGHLAHFVRDLVRESLDMSAILKPYTEDRGFPPYDPTMMTALLLYAYSQGVYASRRIAKACEERVDVMAVTARQSPDFRTISDFRKRHLPALGGLFTQVLQLCQKAGLVRLGHVALDGTKIRANASKHKAMSYSRMQTAEPALAAEVAQWLAQAAVSDAHEDAAYGVDRRGDELPEWVTHKQHRVEKIRAAKAALEAEAQANAPGKKRTADLPSDRPRRGRPAKNPPGTPHDRAQRNFTDPDSRIMKTQDGFIQGYNAQAAVDAEHQVIVAQGLTNQASDAHQLEPMLAHIKVNTGRQARELSADAGYCSEHNL